In Turicibacter sanguinis, a genomic segment contains:
- a CDS encoding MFS transporter, translating to MTTILLIIIYIAYIGLGIPDSLLGVAWPAIYREFGLPVSTVSCISLLISVGTVISSLLSARVINKFGTGKVAAVSTSMTAIALLGFSLSNNLLWLCLSAIPLGLGAGAIDAAMNNYVALHYSSKHMNFLHCFYGIGVSFSPYLMSMALSNQSDWRNGYQNVFYFQLAISMICIISLPLWNRVKESVHVQEEKTHPLKLSELVTIPSVRWVWGAFIGLGAMESLCAVWTSTFLVNAKGMASYHAAKVIMIYYIGMTLGRLLSGILADKLSSWKLIKIGQFITILAILLLLLPLSLESSILGLFLIGLGISPIFPNLIHLTPENFGKNLSQSVMGTQIAACYAATILTPPFFGLIAELFGLNLFPLTLFIAFIVMLFSIICLTRKLKKSN from the coding sequence ATGACAACAATATTATTAATTATTATTTATATTGCTTATATTGGACTTGGAATTCCTGATTCATTACTCGGGGTAGCATGGCCAGCCATTTATCGTGAGTTTGGATTACCTGTTTCTACTGTTAGTTGTATTTCATTATTAATTTCAGTAGGAACGGTTATTTCAAGCTTATTAAGCGCAAGAGTAATCAATAAGTTTGGGACAGGGAAGGTAGCAGCGGTTAGTACATCCATGACAGCTATTGCATTACTAGGGTTTTCTTTATCAAATAATTTGCTATGGTTATGTTTATCAGCTATTCCACTTGGATTAGGTGCAGGTGCAATTGATGCTGCTATGAATAACTATGTTGCTCTTCATTATTCATCTAAACACATGAATTTCTTACACTGTTTTTACGGAATAGGAGTTTCGTTTAGTCCTTATTTGATGTCTATGGCCTTATCTAATCAATCTGACTGGCGTAACGGCTATCAGAATGTTTTCTATTTTCAGTTAGCTATTTCAATGATTTGTATCATATCACTTCCTCTTTGGAATAGGGTCAAAGAATCAGTACATGTTCAGGAAGAAAAGACTCATCCCTTGAAACTATCTGAATTAGTTACAATTCCATCAGTACGTTGGGTATGGGGCGCGTTTATTGGATTAGGTGCAATGGAATCATTATGTGCTGTTTGGACAAGTACATTTCTCGTAAATGCAAAAGGAATGGCTTCTTATCATGCTGCAAAAGTAATTATGATATATTATATTGGGATGACACTAGGACGTTTATTATCAGGAATTTTAGCCGATAAATTATCAAGCTGGAAGTTAATAAAAATTGGTCAATTTATTACCATATTAGCAATTTTATTATTACTATTACCTTTATCTTTAGAAAGCTCAATTTTAGGATTATTTCTGATTGGACTGGGGATTAGCCCTATTTTTCCAAACCTAATTCATTTAACACCTGAAAACTTTGGGAAAAATCTTTCTCAATCTGTTATGGGAACACAAATAGCGGCTTGTTATGCAGCTACTATACTAACACCACCATTCTTTGGTCTGATAGCTGAATTATTTGGATTGAATTTATTTCCATTAACTTTATTTATCGCCTTTATCGTGATGTTATTCTCAATTATTTGCTTAACGAGAAAATTGAAAAAATCAAACTAG